From the Helicobacter pylori genome, one window contains:
- the ybeY gene encoding rRNA maturation RNase YbeY: MLEIDNQTPLELDFLLLEKIANFLAPTQIIELVLVSDETMREINRDLRDCDYATDVLSFPLEAISHTPLGSVVINAPLAQENALKLGHSLEDEIALLFIHGVLHLLGYDHEKDKGEQRQKEGELIKAFDLPLSLIERTQEC; encoded by the coding sequence ATGCTAGAAATAGACAACCAAACCCCACTAGAATTGGATTTTTTATTGTTAGAAAAAATCGCAAATTTTTTAGCCCCCACTCAAATCATTGAGCTTGTTTTGGTGAGCGATGAAACCATGCGAGAGATCAATAGGGATTTAAGGGACTGCGATTACGCCACTGATGTTTTGAGCTTCCCTTTAGAAGCGATTTCTCATACCCCTTTAGGGAGCGTGGTCATTAATGCGCCGTTAGCCCAAGAAAACGCCCTGAAATTAGGGCATAGCTTAGAAGATGAGATCGCTCTTTTATTCATTCATGGGGTGTTGCACTTGCTGGGCTATGACCATGAAAAAGATAAGGGCGAACAACGCCAAAAAGAGGGCGAACTCATTAAGGCTTTTGACTTGCCTTTGAGTTTGATTGAACGGACACAAGAGTGTTAA
- the fic gene encoding protein adenylyltransferase Fic, whose protein sequence is MHLDRQSLEKAKHLIQSGLIDTIEVGTIKGLQEIHRFLFEGLYEFAGKIRDKNISKGNFRFANCLYLDLILPRIESMPQSNFNQIIEKYVEMNIAHPFLEGNGRATRIWLDLLLKKELKKIVLWDRIDKAAYLSAMERSPVNDLEIKTLLKKHLSSNINDPLTFIKGITQSYYYEGL, encoded by the coding sequence ATGCATTTAGACAGGCAGAGTTTAGAAAAAGCCAAGCATTTGATCCAAAGCGGTCTGATTGATACCATAGAAGTAGGCACAATCAAGGGCTTGCAAGAAATCCATCGGTTTTTGTTTGAAGGTCTGTATGAATTTGCCGGGAAAATCAGGGATAAAAATATCTCTAAAGGGAATTTCAGGTTCGCTAATTGCTTGTATTTGGATTTGATTTTACCCAGAATTGAGAGCATGCCGCAAAGCAATTTCAATCAAATCATAGAAAAATATGTGGAAATGAATATCGCCCACCCTTTTTTGGAGGGTAATGGCAGAGCCACAAGGATATGGCTTGATTTGTTGCTTAAAAAGGAATTGAAAAAAATCGTACTTTGGGATAGGATTGATAAAGCCGCTTATTTGAGCGCGATGGAGAGAAGCCCTGTGAATGATTTGGAAATCAAAACGCTTTTAAAAAAGCATTTGAGTTCTAATATTAACGATCCCTTAACTTTCATTAAAGGCATCACGCAGTCGTATTACTATGAAGGGCTTTGA
- a CDS encoding flavodoxin, protein MGKIGIFFGTDSGNAEAIAEKISKAIGNAEVIDVAKASKEQFNSFTKVILVAPTAGAGDLQTDWEDFLGTLESSDFANKTIGLVGLGDQDTYSETFAEGIFHIYEKAKAGKVVGQTPTDGYHFEASKAVEGGKFVGLVIDEDNQDDLTDGRISKWVEQIKGSFA, encoded by the coding sequence ATGGGAAAAATTGGTATCTTTTTTGGGACAGATAGCGGGAACGCTGAAGCCATTGCCGAAAAAATCAGCAAGGCTATTGGTAATGCCGAAGTGATTGATGTGGCTAAAGCTTCTAAAGAGCAATTCAATAGCTTTACAAAGGTTATTCTAGTCGCTCCAACAGCGGGTGCTGGTGATTTGCAAACGGATTGGGAAGACTTTTTAGGCACGCTAGAATCGAGCGACTTTGCGAATAAAACCATTGGGCTTGTGGGCTTAGGCGATCAAGACACTTACAGCGAAACTTTCGCAGAAGGCATTTTCCACATTTATGAAAAAGCGAAAGCCGGTAAAGTGGTGGGGCAAACTCCCACTGATGGTTATCATTTTGAAGCTTCTAAAGCGGTAGAAGGCGGTAAATTCGTGGGTCTAGTGATTGATGAAGACAATCAAGATGATTTGACGGACGGAAGAATTTCAAAATGGGTAGAACAAATTAAAGGTTCTTTCGCTTAA
- the proC gene encoding pyrroline-5-carboxylate reductase, protein MEILQFVGYGNMAQAILEGSHEILSRRFILEITGRNPEKIAPFLQEKNIQAQIVPYKDAIDIHQKFVFLLFKPYNLKDFNYQGQAKSVLSALAGVNFEALSNAINSLHYLKCMPNIASKFALSSTAVCEKSVAPSISEKALSIIESFGNCVRVGNEEQVDASIATNGSALAFLSLVASGLKDAGIREGLSARDSLELVEMSFKGFAKLLEKERPEVIIEQICTPKGATIEGLSVLEKKGVRGAFIKACHESVKKIRPLKNCTLKK, encoded by the coding sequence ATGGAAATCTTGCAGTTTGTCGGCTATGGGAACATGGCTCAAGCGATTTTAGAAGGCTCTCATGAAATTTTATCCAGGCGTTTTATTTTAGAAATCACCGGAAGAAACCCTGAAAAAATCGCTCCCTTTTTACAAGAAAAAAACATTCAAGCCCAAATCGTGCCTTATAAAGACGCTATTGATATACACCAAAAATTCGTGTTTTTATTGTTTAAGCCTTATAACCTTAAGGATTTTAATTATCAAGGGCAGGCTAAAAGCGTTTTGAGCGCTTTAGCTGGCGTAAATTTTGAAGCTTTAAGCAATGCGATTAATTCTTTACATTACTTAAAATGCATGCCTAATATTGCGAGCAAATTCGCCCTTTCTTCTACGGCGGTGTGTGAAAAATCGGTTGCGCCTTCAATAAGCGAGAAAGCTTTGAGTATTATTGAGAGTTTTGGGAATTGCGTGCGAGTGGGAAACGAAGAGCAGGTGGATGCCAGTATAGCGACCAATGGGAGCGCGCTCGCTTTTTTAAGCTTGGTAGCGAGCGGTTTGAAAGATGCTGGTATTAGAGAGGGCTTGAGCGCTAGAGATTCTTTAGAATTAGTGGAAATGAGTTTTAAAGGCTTTGCCAAGCTGTTAGAAAAAGAACGCCCTGAGGTGATTATAGAGCAAATTTGCACCCCTAAAGGCGCAACGATTGAAGGCTTGAGCGTTTTAGAAAAAAAGGGGGTTAGGGGAGCGTTCATCAAAGCATGTCATGAAAGCGTGAAAAAAATACGCCCCCTAAAGAATTGCACTCTTAAAAAATAA